One part of the Perognathus longimembris pacificus isolate PPM17 chromosome 10, ASM2315922v1, whole genome shotgun sequence genome encodes these proteins:
- the Acox2 gene encoding peroxisomal acyl-coenzyme A oxidase 2, whose amino-acid sequence MGSPVHRVSLGDTWSMRMNPDIESERRAPSFDVERLTNILDRGAQNTALRRKVESIIDSDPMFNRQSSHFMTQNERYEAAVHRRFHFQKLAQRLGWQEDGCERLYAYRTLSGDIGLNLHTVFKNALRSLGSEEQIAKWDPLCKTFQIITTYAQTELGHGTYLQGLETEATYDPATQEFVIHSPTMTATKWWPGDLGRTATHTLVLAQLICSGARQGMHAFIVPIRSLQDHSPLPGITIGDIGPKMGMEYVDNGFLLLDHVRVPRENMLSRFAEVLPDGTYIRHGTVQSNYLAMLVTRIGLLLDGILPNLQKACVISLRYSVIRRQSRLRPSDPEVKILDHQTQQQKLLPQLAMSYAFHFLAVSLLEFFEHSYDAILNKDFTLLPELHALSTGGKAMISDFCAQGAEQCRRACGGHGYSNLSGLPTLVTQVVASCTYEGENTVLYLQVARYLAKNYLQAQLSSTKRKSLPRSVAYLAMPDQSRCPAQVATDFLRPELYITAWAHVATRLIKDAAHCMQTLIQSGADQHEAWNQTTVIQLQAAKAHCYYITVKSFKEAVEKLDHEAAIQKVLKRLCDLFALHGILTNSGDFLHDGYLSGAQADLVRTAYLDLLRLIRKDAILLTDAFDFTDQCLNSALGCYDGNVYERLFHWAQKSPANTQKNPAYEKYIRPLLQSWRSKL is encoded by the exons ATGGGTAGCCCAGTGCATCGAGTGTCGCTGGGGGATACCTGGAGCATGCGCATGAACCCTGACATAGAGAGTGAAAGGCGGGCGCCATCCTTTGATGTGGAAAGACTCACCAACATCCTTGACAGAGGTGCCCAGAACACTGCGCTCCGGAGGAAAGTTG AAAGCATTATCGACAGTGACCCCATGTTTAACCGCCAGAGCAGTCATTTCATGACGCAGAATGAGCGTTATGAGGCCGCGGTACACAGGAGATTCCATTTTCAGAAGCTGGCACAGCGTCTAGGCTGGCAGGAAGATGGCTGTGAACGCCTTTACGCTTACAG AACCCTTTCTGGAGACATAGGCTTAAACTTGCATACTGTCTTCAAAAATGCCCTCAGGAGCTTGGGCTCAGAGGAACAGATTGCTAAATGGGACCCACTCTGCAAAACCTTCCAGATCATCACAACTTACGCCCAGACAGAACTAGGACACG GGACCTACCTTCAGGGCCTGGAGACTGAAGCCACCTATGATCCAGCCACCCAGGAATTTGTGATCCATAGTCCCACCATGACTGCCACCAAGTGGTGGCCTGGGGACC TGGGACGAACAGCCACCCACACGCTGGTCCTGGCCCAGCTGATCTGCTCCGGAGCCCGGCAGGGCATGCATGCCTTTATTGTGCCCATCAGGAGTCTCCAGGACCATTCCCCACTGCCAG GAATCACCATTGGGGACATTGGGCCCAAGATGGGCATGGAATATGTAGACAATGGCTTCCTGCTCTTAGACCACGTGCGAGTCCCCAGGGAGAACATGCTGAGTCGCTTTGCAGAG GTCCTGCCAGATGGCACCTACATAAGGCATGGAACAGTACAGAGCAACTATCTTGCCATGCTGGTGACCCGGATAGGCCTGCTGCTGGATGGGATCCTCCCCAACCTGCAGAAGGCTTGCGTTATCTCCCTGCGCTACTCCGTCATCCGCCGCCAGTCCCGGCTCCGGCCCAG TGACCCAGAGGTAAAAATCCTGGACCACCAGACGCAGCAACAGAAGCTCCTTCCACAGCTGGCCATGAGTTACGCCTTCCATTTCCTGGCTGTCAGCCTCTTGGAATTCTTCGAGCATTCCTATGACGCCATTCTGAACAAAGACTTCACCCTCCTGCCTGAG CTCCATGCACTGAGCACCGGGGGAAAGGCCATGATCTCAGACTTCTGTGCCCAGGGGGCTGAGCAGTGCCGCAGGGCCTGTGGTGGACATGGCTACTCAAACCTGAGTGGTCTGCCAACACTGGTCACGCAAGTGGTGGCGTCCTGCACCTACGAGGGTGAAAATACAGTGCTCTACCTGCAGGTGGCCAG gtATCTGGCAAAGAACTACCTGCAGGCTCAACTGTCCTCCACAAAGCGGAAGTCCCTTCCTCGGTCTGTCGCCTACCTTGCCATGCCTGACCAGAGCAGGTGCCCAGCACAGGTGGCAACTGACTTCCTCCGCCCAGAGCTCTACATCACAGCCTGGGCACACGTAGCAACCAG ACTCATAAAGGACGCGGCCCATTGCATGCAGACCCTCATACAATCTGGCGCTGACCAGCATGAGGCCTGGAACCAGACCACTGTCATCCAACTCCAGGCCGCTAAG GCACACTGCTACTACATCACTGTGAAGAGTTTTAAGGAAGCTGTGGAGAAGCTAGACCATGAAGCAGCCATTCAGAAGGTGCTCAAGCGCCTCTGTGACCTCTTTGCCTTACATGGCATCTTGACCAACTCAGGTGACTTTCTCCATGACGGCTACCTGTCAGGGGCCCAAGCAGACCTGGTGAGAACAGCCTACTTGGACCTCCTCCGCCTGATCCG